GCTGCACTACTTCATCGACGCCCCATCGTGGGATGAGTACTTCCCGAAAAAGGAAACGGAGAATCCTTTTCCCCGCACGCTTTATCCCGAGAAACGACCGGTAAGCATTCCGCGCGAGCCGTGGCAATATGTCGAAACCGACTGGGCGCCGTTGGATGCCACCGACGAGGAATACGGCGGCGACCATCTCGTCGCGCAATGGGTCGGCCAACAGCTCGCCAAGAAACACGATCGGCCCTTCTTTCTCGCCTGCGGCATTTACCGCCCGCACGAGCCGTGGTTTGTGCCCAAGAAATATTTCGAGCCTTTCCCGCTGGAGTCCATTCAACTGCCGCCCGGCTACAAGGCCGACGATCTCGACGATCTGCCGCCCGAAGGCAAACGCCGCGGTCCCAACCGTTACTTCGCCCATATCCGCAAGCACGCGCAATGGAAGCCCGCCGTGCAAGGCTACCTCGCCTCCATTTACTTTGCTGACACCATGCTCGGCCATGTGCTTGATGCCCTAGAGAAAGGGCCCAATGCGGGCAACACTATCGTCGCGCTCTGGTCCGATCACGGCTGGCATCTTGGCGAGAAACAGCATTGGCAAAAATTCACCGCCTGGCGTGTGTGCACGCGCGTGCCGTTTATCCTACGCGTGCCCAAGGGGGTACCCGGCATGCCGACGGGCACTCGTCCTGGCGTCAGCGCCAAACCCGTCAGCCTACTTAGCCTCGCGCCTACGCTCACCCAACTCGCCGGTCTGCCGGCGCACCCGCATCACCATGGCCCGAGTCTGTTGCCGCTGCTGAAAAACTCCAACGCCGATTGGCCGCACGTCGCCCTCACGCATTTGGCCCAGCCCGGCAGTTTCGGCCTCAGTGCCGAACGCTTCCGCTACATCCGCTACGCTGCCGGCGAAGAGGAACTCTACGACATCCGCACTGATCCTTTTGAGTGGCGCAACCTCGCCAAGAACGAGCAACACGCCGCGACCCTGCGCCGCCTCCGCGCACTGGCTCCGAAGAAATTCGCCCCCGCCGCTCAACCTTCGCTGGACGCCATGCCCTCCCTGAAATGGATGCCCATCAAGGCCGAGGCCACCGTGCCCGCCTCCAAGCCGGTCGGTGGCGGCTTCGACGTCATCTTCGTCAATCGCCGCCCGCAACCCGTGCAACTGTTTTGGATGACCCCCAAAGGCGACCGACGCCACTACGCCACCATCGAGCCCGGTAAAACCAAGCGCCAACGAACCCGCCCCGGCGCCGTTTGGCAAATCGCCGATGGCACCCAAGCCGCCCGTCCGCTGGGCTACTTCCGGGTGGACGACCGCGCGGCCAAGGCCGTGGTGCCGCGTTAACCGAATACCGCGTTGACGGTATTCATGAATTGGCCGAGGCTGTTTTCCATCAAATCCAAATCATGAACCGCCTCCTCTTTCTCTGCGCACTCTGTATCTCTGTGGTGCCGCTGTCCGCGGCCTCCTCCGCGCGGCAGGCCATTGAGCGCGCGATCCCGTTTATTGAGGAGCAGGGCGTCGAATGGATCGAGAAACGCAACTGTGTTTCCTGTCACCGCATCAACACCATGGTTTGGAGCCTGAATCTGGCGCGTGAAAAAGGCTTTGTCGTGAGCGAGGAATTGGATGAATGGATCGACTGGTCGATCACCGCTTCATTCAGCAAAAACGATAAGGGCAAGATCGTCGGTCAGCTGAACAAGGAAGGCGTGGCGCAGCTGTTGCTCGGCCTGCCGCAATTGCCCAAAGCCAAACGCGCGAAGCTCGCCGCGTTGCTGCCGCATGCCCAGCGCGAGGACGGCACTTGGAAACCCGGCGGCCAATTGCCCGGCCAGAAACGGCCGGCAGCCGAGACCAGCGTCGTCACGGCCCAATGGCTTGCGCTGGCTTTGGCCGACGGCCCCGTTGCTGTCCGCGCCCGGAAAGCCGCAGGGAGTAGTCCGGCCGGTCAAAGCACCGAGTATTACGCCCTCAAACTGTTATTGGCCGAGACCTTCAAGACTCGGGCTGGCGCGCAGCAGGCGCTGCTTCAGCATCAACGCGCCGATGGCGGTTGGGGTTGGTTGACGCAGGATCCCAGTGACGCCCTCGGCACCGGCCTCGCGCTCTACGCCTTGCAACGCGCCGGTCTGTCGCCCGAGGCCAAGGCCGCAGTTCGGGCCCGCGCGTTTCTACTTCGGACCCAGTCCAAAGACGGCTCCTGGCCCGTGCGCGGCACCAAGGCGAACAAGAAAAAATCCGTCGAAGAAACGGCCACCTACTGGGGCACCACCTGGGCCGTCATCGCCCTGGCCACCGGCCTGCCAGCCAAAGGCGAGTAGGGGTTCAGGGGTCGCCTAAACTTGAGTTGTACCCGTATCTGGCATAGGCTTTCGGTTCTGAATTCATGATGGATTGGCGCATTATTGGGGTGATTTGGCTGGCGGGACTGGGAGGTCTGGCGGCGGCTCCATTGGATTTCGCACGGGACATTCGGCCGGTGTTGTCCGATGCGTGTTACAACTGCCACGGGCCCGATGCCAAGGCGCGCAAGGCGAAGCTGCGGTTGGATGACCGCGCGGCTGCGCTGGAGTCAGGCGTGTTCGATGAGGGCGAAATGCTCAAGCGACTGACGAGCACCGATCCGGATTTGCAAATGCCGCCGCCGGATTTCAACCGCGTATTGCGCCCGGCCGATCGCGCCAAACTGGTGCAGTGGCTGAAGGCCGGGGCCGATTGGCCGGAGGACGACCGGCATTGGGCGTTTGTGCCGCCGAAGCGGCCGACGGTGCCGAAGGCGGAAAACCCTGCGTGGGGACACAACCCAATCGATGCCTTTGTGTTGGCGCGACTGGAGGCAGCCCAACGGCAGCCCTCGCCGCCCGCGGATAAGGCGACGCTGCTGCGCCGGGTGAGCTTCGACCTGACCGGGTTGCCGCCGACGATTACGGAGTTGGACGCGTTTCTGAAAGACAACTCGCCGCAGGCTTATGAAAAAGCCGTGGACGGGCTGCTGGCTTCGGCGCGCTATGGCGAGCACATGGCGCTGGGCTGGATGGAGGCTTCGCGGTATGCCGATACCGACGGCTACCAAAATGATCGCCTGCGCTACATGTGGGTCTGGCGCGATTGGTTGATCAAGGCGCTCAACGACAATGTGCCGTTTGATCGGTTTGTGACGGAGCAGATGGCGGGTGACCTGTTGCCGGACCGAAATTTTTTCACGCAAGTGGCCACGGGCTTTAATCGCAACCATCGCATCAACTCCGAGGGCGGCTCGATTCCGGACGAGTGGATTGTGGAATACGTGGCCGATCGCGTGGAGACAATGGGCACGATGTTCCTCGGCCTCACGCTCACCTGCTCGCGCTGCCACGATCATAAATACGATCCGATTGCGCAGAAGGATTTTTACCGGCTGTTCGCATTCTTCAATAACATCGACGAAGCCGGGCTTGGACCGAACAACGGCAATAGCCCGCCGTTCATCAAGGTCCCCAAGAGCTGGCCGGATTTGACGGAGGCCGAGGCGAAATTCGTCACGCCCGATCCGGTGAAAATCAAGGTGGTGCAAACCTCCGTGCCGCGGCCGCAACCCGGCGCGCCGGATACCGTGATGGTCCTGCACGAACGGGACCAGCCGCGCCTGACGTATTTGTTGAACCGCGGCATGTACGATCAACCGGACAAGACCGAGAAACTCCAGCCCGCCACGCCGCCCGTGCTCGGCGCGTGGAACGCCAAGTGGCCGCGCACGCGCCTCGGCCTGGCGCAATGGCTGATGGATCCGACGCACCCGCTCACCGCGCGCGTCACCGTCAACCGTATGTGGCAGCATTACTTTGGCCTCGGCTTGGTGAAGACCAGTGAAAATTTCGGTGTGCAAGGCGAGCACCCGAGTCATCCCGAATTGCTCGATTGGTTGGCCACCGAGTTCATTCGCCGGCGATGGGACGTGAAAGCAATGCACAAACTCATCGTCACCAGCGCGACTTATCGGCAAGCCAGCGCTGTTCCCGATGCGCGCGATCCGGAAAACCGTCTGCTCGCCCGCGGCCCGCGCAAGCGCCTCACGCCGTACGCCATTCGGGATGCCGCGCTCTTCACGAGCGGTTTGTTGAATGGCCAAATCGGCGGCCCCTCGGTGAAGCCCTACATGCCGCCGGGCATTTGGCGCAGTATCTCCAACGCCAGCTACAAACAGGACAAAGGCGACAAGCTGTATCGGCGCGGGATGTACACCTACTGGCGTCGCACCGTGCCGCCGCCTACGATGATGGCCTTCAACGCCGCCGCGCGCGAGGTGTGCATCGTGCGCACGGACCTCACGACCACGCCGTTGCAGGCGTTGACCTTGATGAACAATAAAACGTTCGTGGAAGCCGCGCGGTTTCTGGCTGAGCGGATGTTGCAGCAGGACGCCACGCCGCAGGAGCGCATCGCGTGGGCCTTCCGCGCGGTGGTCAGTCGGCCGCCCACGGCGGGCGAGTTGAAATTGCTCGAGGCGGATCTGGCGTTCTACGAAAAGGATTTTGCCGCGCAACCGGCTGAGGCTACCAAGCTGTTAAAGGTCGGCGAAAAACCCGCCGACGCCAAACTGCCGCCCGCCCAACTCGCCGCCTACGCGCTGGTAGCCAACACCATTCTTAACCTCGACGAAGCGATCACGCAGAATTGAAACGATGAATAATCATAATTCTTTGTGCCCGCCAACGGACTCGCAGGCTCGTCCCTCCATGTACGTGCATGTTCTGGAGGGACGAGCCTGCGAGTCCGGTATAGATTATTCCATTTTCGAACCACTCCCCATTCACTGCTCACTTCCCCTCCTCACATGAACCTGTTGAACGAAATCCTGACGCAACAAACTCGCCGCACCTTTCTGGAGCGCGGCACGCTGGGGCTGGGTGCGATGGCGTTGGGATCGCTGCTCAACGCGCGCAACGTGGCCACCGAACATCGCAACCGCATTGGAGGCCTGCAGGATCTGCCGCATTTCGCGCCCAAGGTGAAGCGCGTGATTTATCTCTTTCAGTCCGGGGGGCCGGCTCAGATGGATCTCTTCGATTACAAACCGCACCTCGCCGCGCGACATGGTGAGGAAGTGCCCGAGTCCATTTACCCCGCCGAACGCAAGACCACGATGACGGCTGGGCAGAAATCGTTTCCCTGCGCGCCGAGCACCTTGAACTTTGCGCGGCATGGCCAGTCCGGCACGTGGGTGAGTGAGCCGCAACAGCACGTGGCCAAGCTCGCCGATGACCTGTGCGTGATTAAGAGCATGCACACCGAGGCGATCAATCACGATCCCGCCGCGACCTTGTTCCAGACCGGCTCCGTCATCCCCGGCCGCCCCAGCTTGGGCGCGTGGGTGAGCTACGGGCTCGGCAGCGAGAACGCCAATCTGCCGGCGTTTGTGGCCATGACCTCCAACGGCCGCGCCAAGGCTGGGCAACCGCTGTACGATCGCCTGTGGAGTGCGGGCTTCTTGCCCGGCCGTTTTCAGGGCGTGAAATTCCGCGGGCAGGGCGATCCGATTTTGGACCTATACAACCCCGCCGGCGTCACGCGCACCCAGCGTCGCCGGATGCTCGATGCGTTGAACCAGCTCAACCGCGAACAAGCCGGCCGCTTCAACGATCCCGCGATCGCCACCCGTATTGCGCAGTACGAACTCGCCTACCGCATGCAGATGAGTGTGCCTGAGCTGATCGACCTGAAAAGCGAGCCGCAACACATCCGCGAAATGTACGGTCCCGATGTCGCCACCCCCGGCCGCTACGCCTACAACTGTCTGCTCGCCCGCCGCTTGGCCGAGCGGGGGGTGCGGTTCATTCAGCTCTATCACCGCGGCTGGGACGCCCACGGCAACACGCCCAAACAGGTCGGCGTGCAATGTGGCGACACCGATCAGCCCACCGCCGCACTCCTGCGCGATCTCAAGCAACGCGGCATGCTCGACGACACCCTCGTCGTTTGGGGCGGAGAATTTGGCCGCACCATTTACTGCCAGGGCAAGCTCACCAAGACCACCTACGGCCGCGACCATCATCCCAACTGCTTCACCTATTGGCTCGCCGGCGGCGGCGTGCGCGGCGGCATCACCTATGGCGAGACCGACGACTACAGCGTCAACGTCGCCGAGAACCCCGTCCACGTCCACGACCTGCAGGCCACCATCCTCCATCAACTCGGCATCGACCACGAACGCCTCACCTACCGCCACCAAGGCCGCCACTTCCGCCTCACCGATGTGTTCGGAAAAGTGGTGAAGGATATTTTGAGTTAAATAAAAACCATGAAATCATTCATCCATTTACTCCTCATCACACTCGCGCTGTCTCTGACATCCACGGCGGATGACTACGCCGTGGTGGTATCCAAGGCTACGTATGCGAACAAGGACTGGCAATCGGTCGTCACCGCGTTGGTGAAAAAGCACGAGGCAAAGGTCATCGAGCACGATGGCGATGTTGCCGGCGCGCTCGGTAAACTGCGCGGGCAATTCCCGCGCTACACCTGTTTTGTGGCCACGCCCAAGGAAGCGACCGGCACGTTTGTGGCACAGGTCCATCAGCTCACGCGCAAGCTCGATGATGATCCCTACACAGACACGATGTGGGGGATCCTGACCGGCTACAATGCCGCCAACGCGCTGGCCATTGCCCAGCACGCCCAGCCGCTCACCGTGCGCAAGGTGGCGTCGGGCACGGAGATCGCGCTGGAATGTGTGACCGAAGGTTTGTGGTACGACGAGCTGGTGAAGAATAAATTTGTGCGCAAAAAACCCGGTGGACCGGCGGAGGAATTGCGCGGGCCCGATGACACCACCGAGGCGTTCACCAAAGTGTTGGCGGATTATGAGCCGGATTTATTTATCACGTCCGGGCACGCGACTGAGGGCGGTTGGCAGATTGGGTTTCGGTACCGGAACGGGTTCCTGAAATCCAAGGCGGGCCAGATGTTTGGCGAGAACACCCGACGCGAGCGGTTTGAGATCAAGTCCACCAATCCCAAAGTCTATTTGCCGATTGGCAACTGCCTGATGGGCAACATCAACGGGCCGGATGCGATGGCGTTGGCGTGGATGAATGACGTGAGCGTGATGCAAATGATCGGCTACACCAAGCCCACATGGTTCGGCTACCAAGGCTGGGGCGTGCTGGATTATTACGTGGAACAACCGGGGCGCTACACGTTGACCGAGGCGTTTTTCGCCAACCACCACGCGCTGATCCATCGCCTGCGCGATTCAGCCACCCCGCGCGGCGACCTGCGCGGTCTGGCGTTCGACCGCGACGTGGTGGCCTACTACGGCGATCCCAAATGGTCCGCCAAGCTCGCCCCGGGCAAACTCGCCTACGGCCAGAAACTCAAGCGGCAGGGCAACACCTACACGCTCACCATCACACCGAAGCAGGGCGATGCAAGCTTTGCCACCGTGAACAACAATGGCTCCCAACGAGGCGGTCGGCCGATCGTGGCCTTTCTGCCGCACCGCGTCAGTCAGGTGCAATTGCTCGAAGGCGGCGATCTCAGTCCGGTGATTGCAGATGATTTCATTCTCGTCCCGCGCCCGAAACAGGACGCCGGCAAGCGCAGCTTGCAGGTGAAATTCACAGCGAAACCAGTCAAATAACCGGCCGCCCTTGACGATTTATGGAATTGGTGGGATATTCCCACCATGAAGGTGATCGTGGATCAGAAACGGCGGGTGGTACTGCCCAAGCCGGCGGTGGCGGGCGATGCCTTTGAGTGTGTGTCGAGCGGGGGGCATATTCTTCTGCGCAAGCTCGAACCAGTGGCCAAGGCCAAGCCGCCGGTGGCGAAGCGGGCATTGAAGCGCACTGCTCTGCGCGGCATCGACTTGGACGAGCCGGCCTTCGCGCCATTGGATGATGAAGGCGCTGCTTGATACGGGCGTGTGGTTGCGGCGTTATCACGGCTTGCCGATGCGGCCGGCGTTGCGGCGGTTCTTGGATCAGGAAATCACGGAGTTCCATCTTTGCCCGTTGAGCGTGGCGGAAATCACTTTCAAGTGGCGGCGTGGGCGACTGAAAGGTGTGCCCAATCCGAAACAATGGGTGCCACACGCGCTGGAGAATTTTGTGCTGGAGAATCCCTCCGCCGCCGCCGCGCAACAGGCGGGGCAATGGGACTGGGATCATGGAGACCTCGTCGACCGCGTGCTGGCGGCCATCGCGAATGAGCAGAATTTGCTGCTCGTGCACACGGACACCGTCCTCAAAAAACTCGATGGGTTTCCCCAGAAATATTTTCCGAATGTTTCGGATTCCAAATGACCGGTGTTTGATAGTGGCTATGGCATCGTTTTGGTTGCCTGCCGATTTCCCACAAATTTTCGGCCATCACCGAAACGATGCCTACTATAAAATTTCTCCAAAATTACAGTATGCAGTTACTCGGAGGGGTGTTAGTTTTCGGCGATGAAGATCGCATTTCTTTCGATATTAATGACCAGCCTGTTTCTTGTCAGTTGTGGCAAGGGAGATGACCACGGGCACGATCACGCGTATGAAGAAGAAGGCGAAGAAGGCGGCGATTCAGGTGAATCCCATTCAACGCGGCCCAGCCGGCCAGCTTCGAAATTGAAGGTAGTGCAGGCTGCCGAGGCAGGAAAATCGCCGCTGAATTTTGCCTTGTTTTTGCTTCAGGAGAAAAAAGGCAAGCGCGGTTACGGGGGAGCGGTAACGCAGCTGACGGTTGCTTTGGTGGAATCGGGAGATTTGGAATCTGCAACGGAGGTGGCTTTGCTTTCTCCATCCGGACAAGGGTCGATGGGATTAGTCTATTTGGCTAAGAAGGCATCGGAGGCGGGTGATGCGACGCTGGCCTTGAAGGTTGCGCAATGGATTGAGCCTGCGGGGGATCGCGCCGTGGCCCTTTGCCAGGTAGCAAAGGCTCAGACCAAGGAGGGCAATTCAGCCGCGGCCATGGCCACGCTTCAAAAGGCCAGAGGATTGGCTCGCAACATTCCACAAAATGAAACAGCCAATGTCTTGATTGAAATTGCCTCCGCCCTGTTGGCGGCGGGTCAGAAGCAGCAGGCGGTGACGACTGGCGCTCAAGCCTTAAAGTCGATTCGGGCTGACAAGAATGGATTTAGAAATGCCAGCCGTTACAAACGCCTCGCCCGGGTATTGGTTGGGGCCGGGGAAATCCAAAAGGCCAAGGAATTGATCCAACCAGGCAAGGATATGTTTACGAGGACATTGAACGCCTCCGCGCGCACGGATATCGCCGTGATTATGGCCGAGGAAGGCGAGGTGGCGTTCGCCTTGGAATGGGTCAAGCGATTCCCCGGCCGGAGCGACCAAAAGAAGGCTGAAGCTTATGGCAAAATTGCCGAGGGTTTGGCTGAAAAAGGAAAATTCGAGGAGGCCTTGGAGGTGTTGAAAAACGACAAGTCCATGTTTTCTTCAAAGTCACAGGCTATGGGAGACATTGCTGTGGAAATGGCCCGGGCAGGAAAAATCGACGAGGCCCTTGCGTTGGTGCCTCAAATGCGCGGCGGTATGGCAAAGGAACCGGCCTTGCGGGCCATTGCCTCGGCGCAAGTGAAGGCCGGCCAAATGGAAGCAGCACTGGCAACGCTGAAGCAGGCGGATGAAGCGGCCGACAAGGTGGCGGATATGTTTCGCCCCAAGCGGGATGTGTTGATTGCAAGTGCGTTCGGATATGCGGAAGCAGGTGATAATGAAATGGCGGCCGCAAAATTAAAGGAGGCCGCAGCGGAAGCGATGAATATCAACGAAAAGCATATTCCGAACTTCATGGTAAAAGATCAATTCTTGGCGAGTCGATTGCGGGAAGTGAGGAAGGCGATGAACCAGATCGGCGACGAAACAGGGGCGGCGGCACTCTTGAAACAGGAATTAGGGTTGGCAGAAGGGATTAAGGATCCCCTCAGACAAGCACTGGCCCTTTCTGCAACAGCAGATTCCCTCGCAAATCTGGGGGAATACCAGCAGTCGTGGGAAACGATTCAGAAGATCACCAATGATGCCCAACGAAAAGATGAAACGAAGACCCGGGCCAAGTGGTTCGCTTACACGAGTGAGAAATATTATGGGCACTATGGAACCATGGACCGTGGAGTTGGTATCTCGCGTCTGAAAAAATCCTTCACCCCCGAGGAGCAGGCCTTCGCCAAGCAATTGGTGGAAGCGATGGAGGGGGAGTAAAGCTCTATGAAAGAACACATGATTGGGCTGTTACTGACCTTGGCCTTCGCCAGCTGTAGCAACCATGAATCCGCGGTCGAAATAGACGGACCCATCGGGGAGGTAGTGAAACGGCAGATTGGCGATGGCGGATTCACGAAGGAAAATCTTGCCAAAGTGGAGGGCCTGACGCTGGGCCGGACTATTTTGGGAAAGGACGTGTATGATCTGTCGCCTTTGGAATCGTTGCCTAATCTCTGGATGCTCAGCTTGAGCCGTCAGCAAAAGATTGATGACTTCGCGCCGTTGGCGAAATTGAGCAAGCTGGAACAACTAGACCTCTCTGGATGCGGCATCAGCGACCTGAAGCCGTTGG
The genomic region above belongs to Limisphaerales bacterium and contains:
- a CDS encoding PIN domain-containing protein, giving the protein MMKALLDTGVWLRRYHGLPMRPALRRFLDQEITEFHLCPLSVAEITFKWRRGRLKGVPNPKQWVPHALENFVLENPSAAAAQQAGQWDWDHGDLVDRVLAAIANEQNLLLVHTDTVLKKLDGFPQKYFPNVSDSK
- a CDS encoding PSD1 domain-containing protein encodes the protein MMDWRIIGVIWLAGLGGLAAAPLDFARDIRPVLSDACYNCHGPDAKARKAKLRLDDRAAALESGVFDEGEMLKRLTSTDPDLQMPPPDFNRVLRPADRAKLVQWLKAGADWPEDDRHWAFVPPKRPTVPKAENPAWGHNPIDAFVLARLEAAQRQPSPPADKATLLRRVSFDLTGLPPTITELDAFLKDNSPQAYEKAVDGLLASARYGEHMALGWMEASRYADTDGYQNDRLRYMWVWRDWLIKALNDNVPFDRFVTEQMAGDLLPDRNFFTQVATGFNRNHRINSEGGSIPDEWIVEYVADRVETMGTMFLGLTLTCSRCHDHKYDPIAQKDFYRLFAFFNNIDEAGLGPNNGNSPPFIKVPKSWPDLTEAEAKFVTPDPVKIKVVQTSVPRPQPGAPDTVMVLHERDQPRLTYLLNRGMYDQPDKTEKLQPATPPVLGAWNAKWPRTRLGLAQWLMDPTHPLTARVTVNRMWQHYFGLGLVKTSENFGVQGEHPSHPELLDWLATEFIRRRWDVKAMHKLIVTSATYRQASAVPDARDPENRLLARGPRKRLTPYAIRDAALFTSGLLNGQIGGPSVKPYMPPGIWRSISNASYKQDKGDKLYRRGMYTYWRRTVPPPTMMAFNAAAREVCIVRTDLTTTPLQALTLMNNKTFVEAARFLAERMLQQDATPQERIAWAFRAVVSRPPTAGELKLLEADLAFYEKDFAAQPAEATKLLKVGEKPADAKLPPAQLAAYALVANTILNLDEAITQN
- a CDS encoding DUF1501 domain-containing protein: MNLLNEILTQQTRRTFLERGTLGLGAMALGSLLNARNVATEHRNRIGGLQDLPHFAPKVKRVIYLFQSGGPAQMDLFDYKPHLAARHGEEVPESIYPAERKTTMTAGQKSFPCAPSTLNFARHGQSGTWVSEPQQHVAKLADDLCVIKSMHTEAINHDPAATLFQTGSVIPGRPSLGAWVSYGLGSENANLPAFVAMTSNGRAKAGQPLYDRLWSAGFLPGRFQGVKFRGQGDPILDLYNPAGVTRTQRRRMLDALNQLNREQAGRFNDPAIATRIAQYELAYRMQMSVPELIDLKSEPQHIREMYGPDVATPGRYAYNCLLARRLAERGVRFIQLYHRGWDAHGNTPKQVGVQCGDTDQPTAALLRDLKQRGMLDDTLVVWGGEFGRTIYCQGKLTKTTYGRDHHPNCFTYWLAGGGVRGGITYGETDDYSVNVAENPVHVHDLQATILHQLGIDHERLTYRHQGRHFRLTDVFGKVVKDILS
- a CDS encoding leucine-rich repeat domain-containing protein, which translates into the protein MKEHMIGLLLTLAFASCSNHESAVEIDGPIGEVVKRQIGDGGFTKENLAKVEGLTLGRTILGKDVYDLSPLESLPNLWMLSLSRQQKIDDFAPLAKLSKLEQLDLSGCGISDLKPLAELENLTQLRLSQNNIANLSPLAGLTKLNHLTLTDNKLTDEQLKHLSKLDNLKFLSIGNNPYGANTNRITRLEPLLGLKKLDEVILMNIEGLPDEEVDKLRKALPGCTIRR
- a CDS encoding sulfatase-like hydrolase/transferase produces the protein MKRFLLLFCALSTSVLHAEAADKPNILFIAIDDLNDWVGCLGGHPQAKTPNLDRLAASGVLFTNAHCPAPACNPSRTAIFTGRSPHRSGLYANNQSMREILPKAELLPKTFSRAGYWAGGSGKMLHYFIDAPSWDEYFPKKETENPFPRTLYPEKRPVSIPREPWQYVETDWAPLDATDEEYGGDHLVAQWVGQQLAKKHDRPFFLACGIYRPHEPWFVPKKYFEPFPLESIQLPPGYKADDLDDLPPEGKRRGPNRYFAHIRKHAQWKPAVQGYLASIYFADTMLGHVLDALEKGPNAGNTIVALWSDHGWHLGEKQHWQKFTAWRVCTRVPFILRVPKGVPGMPTGTRPGVSAKPVSLLSLAPTLTQLAGLPAHPHHHGPSLLPLLKNSNADWPHVALTHLAQPGSFGLSAERFRYIRYAAGEEELYDIRTDPFEWRNLAKNEQHAATLRRLRALAPKKFAPAAQPSLDAMPSLKWMPIKAEATVPASKPVGGGFDVIFVNRRPQPVQLFWMTPKGDRRHYATIEPGKTKRQRTRPGAVWQIADGTQAARPLGYFRVDDRAAKAVVPR